The Panicum virgatum strain AP13 chromosome 5K, P.virgatum_v5, whole genome shotgun sequence genome has a window encoding:
- the LOC120709743 gene encoding uncharacterized protein LOC120709743 encodes MARAAAIPSGHAYLSVSTFRFGSVEIAATVTRDAAVADAWVRGLRASHPRGAPLVVGLDCKWNKQRPRPAAAAAGRGPGPAWTAAPGRAAVLQLCAGGGAGCLVLQLLYLGRVPEVLRAFLRDPRVRFVGVGVVGAAARLAADHGLACAAPVELAGPCDGYLGLAGGGGRLLGLKEYAKEVLDLNMEKPDAVAMSDWEKRDLERGQVGYAVVDAYVSYRLGERVLLGR; translated from the coding sequence atggcgagggcggcggcgatccCGTCCGGCCACGCCTACCTCTCCGTCTCCACCTTCCGCTTCGGGTCCGTGGAGATCGCGGCCACCGTCACCCGCGACGCCGCGGTGGCGGACGCCTGGGTGCGGGGGCTCCGCGCCTCGCACCCGCGCGGCGCGCCGCTCGTGGTCGGCCTCGACTGCAAGTGGaacaagcagcggccgcggcccgccgccgccgccgccggccggggcccCGGCCCCGCGTGGACGGCGGCCCCCGGCCGGGCGGCCGTCCTCCAGCtctgcgcgggcggcggcgccggctgcctcGTCCTCCAGCTGCTCTACCTCGGGCGCGTCCCGGAGGTGCTCCGCGCGTTCCTCCGCGACCCGCGGGTGCGGTTCGTGGGCGTCGGCGtcgtgggcgccgccgcgcggctgGCCGCCGACCACGGGCTCGCGTGCGCCGCGCCCGTGGAGCTGGCGGGGCCCTGCGACGGCTACCTGGGCCTCGCGGGCGGGGGCGGCAGGCTGCTGGGCCTCAAGGAGTACGCCAAGGAGGTGCTGGACCTCAACATGGAGAAGCCCGACGCCGTCGCCATGAGCGACTGGGAGAAGCGGGACCTGGAGCGGGGCCAGGTCGGGTACGCCGTCGTCGACGCCTACGTGTCCTACAGGCTGGGCGAGAGGGTCTTGTTGGGCCGCTGA